A window of Xylophilus sp. GW821-FHT01B05 contains these coding sequences:
- the pheS gene encoding phenylalanine--tRNA ligase subunit alpha: MNELEALVRTAEMSFADAATPADLENAKAQFLGKAGRITELMKGMAALPVEEKKVRGAVINAAKQSIEAALNARRQALADAELDRQLKAESLDVSLPGRRQGEGGLHPVSLTLERIEGIFGSMGFAVADGPEIETDWFNFTALNTPEDHPARSMHDTFYVEGGSEAAPLLLRTHTSPMQIRHAVQHVKRHRALIDAGQAMPEIRVIAPGRTYRVDSDATHSPMFHQCEGLWVGENVSFKDLKVVFTDFCRTFFESDDLVLRFRPSFFPFTEPSAEVDIQFQSGPNAGRWLEVAGSGQVHPNVVRNMGLDPERFIGFAFGMGPDRLTMLRYGVNDLRLFFDGDIRFLRQFQ; the protein is encoded by the coding sequence ATGAACGAGTTGGAAGCCCTGGTTCGCACTGCAGAAATGAGCTTTGCGGACGCCGCGACCCCTGCCGATCTGGAGAACGCCAAGGCGCAGTTTCTGGGAAAAGCGGGTCGAATCACTGAGTTGATGAAGGGCATGGCTGCGCTCCCGGTTGAGGAGAAGAAGGTTCGCGGCGCGGTCATCAATGCGGCAAAGCAGTCTATTGAGGCTGCGCTCAACGCCCGCCGTCAGGCGCTGGCTGACGCCGAGCTGGATCGGCAGCTCAAAGCTGAGTCACTGGACGTGAGCCTGCCCGGGCGTCGTCAAGGCGAGGGCGGTTTGCACCCGGTTTCTCTTACGCTGGAGCGCATCGAGGGCATTTTCGGCTCCATGGGTTTTGCCGTCGCAGACGGCCCCGAAATTGAAACCGACTGGTTCAATTTCACGGCACTCAACACGCCCGAGGATCATCCGGCGCGTTCGATGCACGACACCTTCTACGTCGAAGGCGGTAGCGAGGCTGCGCCGCTGCTGCTGCGCACGCATACGAGTCCGATGCAGATTCGCCATGCGGTGCAGCATGTCAAGCGCCATCGGGCGTTGATCGATGCCGGTCAGGCCATGCCCGAGATTCGCGTCATTGCGCCTGGTCGAACCTACCGCGTGGACAGCGATGCCACTCATTCGCCGATGTTTCACCAGTGCGAAGGCCTTTGGGTTGGCGAGAACGTGAGTTTCAAGGACCTGAAGGTCGTTTTCACCGATTTTTGCCGCACCTTCTTCGAGTCGGACGATCTGGTGCTTCGCTTCCGTCCCAGCTTCTTCCCGTTCACTGAGCCTAGTGCCGAGGTCGACATCCAGTTCCAGAGCGGCCCCAATGCTGGCCGTTGGCTAGAGGTGGCTGGATCCGGTCAAGTGCACCCAAACGTGGTCCGCAATATGGGCTTGGATCCCGAGCGCTTCATCGGCTTTGCCTTTGGCATGGGACCTGACCGCCTCACCATGCTGCGCTACGGTGTCAACGACCTGCGTCTTTTCTTTGACGGCGACATTCGCTTTTTGCGCCAGTTCCAGTAG
- the pheT gene encoding phenylalanine--tRNA ligase subunit beta, translated as MQFPESWLREFCNPPLDTQALANTLTMAGLEVEELQPVAPPFNKIVVGEILEVIQHPNADRLRVCQVGVGQPTPLTIVCGAANARAGIKVPCALVGAELPPGDDGKPFLIKVGKLRGVESFGMLCSASELQLSDANEGLLELTADAPVGADIRRWLNLDDTLFTLKLTPNLAHCLSVYGVARELAALTGTPLKAPQFPAVAVAHDQQVAVRVDAPDLCGRFSGRVVRGVNPRAATPTWMVERLARCGQRSVSPLVDISNYVMFELGQPSHIFDLDKLHGGLTVRWARSGEQLKLLNGSTVALDEKVGVITDEAQVESLAGIMGGDATAVSDETTNIYIEAAFWYPRAVAGRSRRFNFSTDAGHRFERGVDPGRTVEYIEHITALVQAICGGEAGPITDQQPSMPVARPVTLRAARAAKVIGMPLTQQQCAEALTALGLPVAAQGDGTLTVTPPSWRFDIALEEDLIEEIARMIGYENLPVTPPLAPITPQLRAESQRNPFAVRRALAALGYQETINFSFVEERWERELAGNDQPIRLLNPIASQMSVMRSSLLGSLLQVLKFNLDRKASRVRVFECGRVFLRNPSVPDSDTTVQGFDQPMRVAGAAQGAANVLQWGRPEAAVDFFDVKGDVEALLAPAVPVFEPCEHPALHPGRCARVLLGGKAIGFVGELHPRWRQAYGFSQAPVLFELELAAVLQRRIPTPQPVAKQQDVERDIAVVVAEAVTHAQVQAAVRFAAQGDVLRDVTLFDIYRPKVGKTESVAVGAPAEGEKSLALRLVLNGGEVVLDEARIDAAVQAVLTALSTEVGARLRA; from the coding sequence ATGCAATTTCCGGAATCCTGGCTGCGCGAATTTTGTAATCCGCCGCTAGATACGCAAGCGCTGGCCAACACGCTGACCATGGCGGGCCTCGAAGTGGAGGAGCTCCAGCCCGTGGCGCCCCCCTTCAACAAGATTGTGGTTGGAGAAATCCTCGAGGTCATCCAGCACCCCAACGCTGACCGCCTGCGCGTCTGTCAGGTGGGGGTGGGGCAACCCACGCCGCTGACCATCGTCTGCGGCGCGGCCAATGCACGCGCAGGTATCAAAGTGCCCTGCGCTCTGGTGGGCGCAGAGTTGCCCCCTGGCGACGATGGCAAGCCTTTTCTGATCAAGGTCGGCAAGCTGCGAGGCGTGGAGAGCTTCGGTATGTTGTGCTCAGCGAGCGAGCTGCAACTTAGCGATGCGAATGAGGGGCTGCTGGAACTGACCGCGGATGCGCCTGTGGGCGCAGACATTCGCCGTTGGCTGAATCTGGACGACACCCTTTTTACGCTCAAGCTCACGCCCAATCTGGCGCATTGCCTCAGTGTGTACGGTGTTGCGCGCGAGCTCGCTGCGTTGACTGGTACGCCATTAAAGGCTCCGCAGTTTCCGGCTGTAGCCGTGGCACATGATCAACAGGTGGCGGTTCGAGTGGATGCCCCCGATCTGTGCGGCCGTTTTTCGGGGCGCGTGGTGCGTGGAGTGAATCCCCGCGCGGCGACGCCAACGTGGATGGTGGAGCGGTTGGCGCGTTGTGGTCAGCGCAGTGTTTCGCCTCTGGTCGATATCTCCAACTATGTGATGTTCGAGTTGGGGCAGCCCTCGCACATTTTCGATCTCGACAAGCTGCATGGAGGTCTCACCGTACGCTGGGCTCGTTCCGGGGAACAATTGAAGCTGCTCAATGGCAGTACGGTTGCTTTGGATGAAAAAGTCGGGGTGATCACTGATGAGGCTCAGGTGGAATCTCTGGCCGGGATCATGGGCGGTGATGCCACGGCTGTATCAGATGAGACCACCAACATCTACATCGAAGCCGCGTTCTGGTACCCCCGGGCGGTGGCGGGGCGCTCGCGCCGCTTCAATTTCTCCACGGATGCCGGTCACCGTTTTGAGCGGGGTGTGGATCCGGGACGCACGGTCGAGTACATCGAACACATCACGGCACTTGTGCAGGCGATCTGCGGCGGTGAGGCAGGCCCGATCACTGATCAGCAGCCGAGCATGCCGGTTGCGCGACCGGTAACCCTGCGTGCCGCACGTGCCGCCAAGGTGATTGGCATGCCGCTGACCCAGCAACAATGCGCTGAGGCGCTGACCGCTCTGGGCTTGCCGGTGGCGGCGCAGGGTGACGGGACTTTGACGGTCACGCCGCCGTCCTGGCGTTTCGATATTGCCCTCGAAGAAGATCTGATCGAGGAAATTGCGCGGATGATCGGCTACGAGAATCTGCCCGTCACGCCACCGCTTGCACCGATCACTCCTCAGTTGCGGGCAGAGTCTCAACGCAATCCATTTGCGGTGCGGCGCGCGCTGGCCGCGCTCGGTTACCAGGAAACGATCAATTTCAGCTTTGTGGAAGAGCGGTGGGAGCGGGAGCTGGCAGGCAATGACCAGCCGATCCGACTGCTGAATCCCATTGCGAGTCAGATGAGCGTCATGCGCTCGTCTCTGCTGGGGTCCCTGCTGCAGGTGCTGAAGTTCAATTTGGACCGCAAGGCCTCGCGCGTACGCGTCTTCGAATGCGGCAGGGTGTTTTTGCGCAACCCTTCGGTTCCCGACAGCGACACCACCGTGCAGGGCTTCGATCAGCCCATGCGCGTGGCGGGCGCGGCCCAAGGGGCCGCTAATGTGCTGCAATGGGGGCGTCCAGAAGCGGCCGTAGATTTCTTCGATGTGAAGGGTGATGTCGAGGCGCTGCTGGCGCCGGCTGTGCCGGTATTCGAGCCCTGCGAGCACCCGGCGTTACACCCAGGTCGATGTGCTCGTGTGTTACTTGGTGGCAAGGCCATTGGGTTCGTCGGCGAACTGCATCCTCGCTGGCGGCAGGCCTACGGATTTTCGCAGGCTCCGGTACTGTTCGAATTGGAGTTGGCCGCCGTCTTGCAGCGCCGGATTCCGACACCGCAGCCGGTTGCCAAGCAGCAGGATGTCGAGCGAGACATTGCCGTGGTGGTGGCTGAGGCGGTGACGCATGCGCAGGTGCAAGCAGCAGTGCGGTTCGCGGCGCAAGGGGACGTGTTGCGCGACGTCACGCTTTTTGACATCTACCGACCCAAGGTGGGAAAGACGGAGTCCGTCGCTGTTGGCGCGCCGGCTGAGGGCGAGAAGAGTCTGGCATTGAGGCTGGTCCTCAATGGCGGTGAGGTGGTGTTGGATGAGGCGCGCATTGATGCAGCCGTTCAAGCCGTATTGACTGCACTGTCTACCGAGGTCGGTGCGCGGCTGCGTGCCTGA
- a CDS encoding integration host factor subunit alpha produces the protein MDDDKMLSVESLEMPALTKAQLAELLFDQIGLNKRESKDMIDAFFDLVSAQLVEGEDVKLSGFGNFQIRTKAPRPGRNPRTGESIPIQARRVVTFHASHKLKERIQG, from the coding sequence ATGGACGATGACAAGATGCTATCTGTCGAGAGCCTGGAAATGCCGGCCTTGACCAAGGCGCAATTGGCCGAACTCCTGTTTGATCAGATCGGACTGAACAAGCGTGAGTCCAAGGACATGATCGATGCATTCTTCGATCTTGTTTCGGCCCAGTTGGTCGAGGGCGAGGATGTGAAGCTCTCGGGCTTTGGCAACTTCCAGATCCGGACCAAGGCCCCGCGTCCTGGGCGTAATCCTCGGACAGGGGAGTCGATTCCCATCCAGGCACGTCGTGTGGTCACCTTCCATGCGAGCCATAAGCTCAAGGAGCGAATCCAGGGCTGA
- a CDS encoding MerR family transcriptional regulator gives MAKTLPSIPAKRYFTIGEVGDLCEVKPHVLRYWEQEFAQLRPMKRRGNRRYYQHHEVLMIRRIRDLLYDEGFTISGARSKLQEWMQAERGGTRTATLVPPGVEDEFASWTVPELDLQGLKASHFVQESGLHDLPALRKELFEIRELLAVSD, from the coding sequence ATGGCCAAGACGCTCCCTTCCATTCCTGCAAAGCGCTACTTCACGATTGGCGAGGTCGGTGACCTGTGCGAGGTGAAGCCGCATGTACTGCGGTACTGGGAGCAGGAGTTTGCGCAGTTGCGTCCCATGAAGCGACGTGGCAATCGACGTTACTACCAGCACCACGAAGTGCTCATGATTCGTCGCATACGGGACTTGTTGTATGACGAGGGCTTCACGATCAGCGGGGCTCGTAGCAAGCTACAAGAGTGGATGCAGGCTGAGCGTGGCGGTACGCGGACGGCGACGCTGGTGCCGCCTGGTGTTGAAGATGAGTTCGCCTCCTGGACCGTGCCGGAGCTGGATTTGCAAGGTTTGAAGGCCTCGCACTTTGTTCAAGAGTCGGGATTGCATGACCTTCCGGCCCTGCGCAAGGAATTGTTCGAAATTCGAGAGTTGCTGGCCGTCTCTGATTGA
- a CDS encoding response regulator transcription factor — MPVERLLLIVEDDAAFARTLGRSFERRDYTVALAASLEEVTQLLRERSPGYAVVDLKLNGDASGLACVQALHAHDPDMLIVVLTGFASIATAVEAIKLGACHYLAKPSNTDDIEAAFGRSTGDTEVGLTNRSTSIKTLEWERIHETLAETGFNISETARRLGMHRRTLARKLEKQRVK, encoded by the coding sequence ATGCCAGTTGAGCGCCTGCTGCTGATCGTCGAAGACGATGCGGCGTTCGCCCGCACTCTCGGCCGCTCTTTTGAGCGGCGTGACTACACAGTGGCACTGGCCGCCAGCCTGGAGGAAGTCACCCAACTCCTGCGCGAGCGCTCTCCAGGTTACGCAGTCGTCGACCTCAAGCTGAACGGTGATGCCTCGGGGCTTGCCTGCGTGCAGGCGCTGCACGCGCATGACCCGGACATGCTGATCGTGGTACTGACTGGCTTTGCCAGCATCGCGACGGCGGTGGAGGCCATCAAGCTTGGCGCCTGCCACTATCTGGCCAAGCCATCCAATACAGATGACATCGAGGCGGCCTTTGGCCGATCCACGGGCGATACCGAGGTGGGGCTTACCAACCGCTCCACGTCGATCAAGACGCTGGAGTGGGAGCGCATTCACGAAACGCTGGCGGAAACCGGCTTCAATATTTCCGAGACGGCGCGACGCCTAGGAATGCACCGGCGCACGCTGGCACGAAAGCTGGAAAAGCAGCGCGTCAAGTAA